A stretch of the Synechocystis sp. PCC 7338 genome encodes the following:
- a CDS encoding alpha/beta hydrolase produces the protein MALHFSAHSAADLSAIAYPDRGSSPSQSSRLLVMLHGWGADARDLADLAPMLDLPNCQWRFVNAPFAHPQIPGGRAWYDLESQTFEGLSQAKQSLRAYLLGLEAKTGIPLARTVLGGFSQGGAMALDVGLTLPLAKIFSLSGYLHFQPEPQLQAIAPILLIHGTEDPVVPVRMAQQAKAELEGIGATVEYQEFPMGHAIPPMALARLKSFLS, from the coding sequence ATGGCTCTACATTTTTCGGCCCATTCTGCAGCGGATCTCTCGGCGATCGCCTATCCTGACCGAGGAAGTTCACCGTCGCAGTCTAGCCGTTTGCTAGTAATGCTCCATGGTTGGGGGGCCGATGCCAGGGATTTGGCGGATTTAGCCCCCATGTTGGACTTGCCAAATTGTCAGTGGCGCTTTGTCAATGCCCCCTTTGCCCATCCCCAAATTCCCGGAGGGCGGGCTTGGTATGACCTGGAAAGTCAAACTTTTGAGGGACTATCCCAGGCAAAACAGAGTTTAAGGGCCTATTTATTGGGTTTAGAGGCAAAAACAGGCATTCCTCTGGCCAGAACTGTGTTGGGGGGCTTTTCCCAAGGAGGAGCTATGGCCCTGGATGTGGGTTTGACCTTACCCCTAGCAAAGATTTTTTCCCTGAGTGGTTATCTCCATTTCCAACCTGAACCCCAACTTCAGGCGATCGCCCCTATCTTGTTAATCCATGGCACCGAAGATCCGGTAGTACCGGTGCGGATGGCTCAACAGGCCAAGGCTGAACTAGAAGGCATTGGGGCGACGGTGGAATATCAAGAATTTCCCATGGGCCATGCCATTCCTCCCATGGCTTTGGCGCGGTTAAAGTCTTTTTTGAGTTGA
- the cofG gene encoding 7,8-didemethyl-8-hydroxy-5-deazariboflavin synthase subunit CofG — translation MLPITYSPAYTLVPTYECFNRCSYCNFRQEPGRDQWLTESAAKQRLESLAGQGVREILILAGEVHPQSSRRKAWFELIYNLGKMALDLGFYPHTNAGPLSRSEMIRLKEVNFSLGLMLEQVSPRLLTTVHRQAPSKEPQLRLEQLQLAGELGIPFTTGLLLGIGEADQEVEESLMAIANVHSQYGHIQEVILQPHSPGQKQTDNIYAYSPQKLVQVITLARAILPQDITLQIPPNLVPNFSDLLACLAAGVRDLGGIVPIDEVNPDYHHQSVNQLSQLLKENGYSLQPRFPVYPTYFSWLNPNLQQRLPIFIN, via the coding sequence GTGTTGCCCATCACCTACAGTCCCGCCTATACCCTGGTTCCCACCTACGAGTGTTTTAATCGTTGTAGTTACTGCAATTTTCGGCAGGAGCCTGGACGGGATCAATGGTTAACCGAAAGCGCTGCTAAACAGCGGCTGGAAAGTTTGGCAGGGCAGGGAGTAAGGGAAATTTTAATTCTGGCCGGGGAAGTGCATCCCCAATCTTCCCGCAGAAAGGCTTGGTTTGAACTTATTTATAACCTTGGCAAAATGGCCTTGGATTTGGGTTTTTATCCCCATACCAATGCCGGGCCTCTGAGTCGGTCAGAAATGATTCGTTTAAAGGAGGTCAATTTTTCCCTGGGGTTAATGCTGGAACAGGTTTCTCCCCGGCTATTAACCACTGTTCATCGCCAAGCACCAAGTAAAGAACCCCAACTCAGGTTAGAACAGTTACAACTAGCGGGGGAATTGGGTATTCCTTTCACCACCGGTCTACTATTGGGCATTGGGGAAGCTGACCAGGAAGTAGAAGAGAGTTTAATGGCGATCGCCAATGTTCACAGCCAATACGGTCATATTCAGGAAGTTATTTTGCAACCCCACAGTCCTGGACAAAAACAAACAGATAATATTTACGCCTACAGCCCACAAAAATTGGTGCAAGTTATTACCTTAGCAAGGGCAATATTACCCCAAGACATTACTTTACAAATACCGCCCAATTTAGTGCCAAATTTCAGTGATCTACTAGCTTGTTTAGCGGCTGGAGTTCGGGATTTAGGGGGAATTGTTCCCATTGATGAAGTTAACCCTGATTATCATCACCAATCGGTGAATCAATTGAGTCAATTGCTAAAAGAGAATGGTTATTCATTGCAACCAAGGTTTCCAGTTTATCCCACTTATTTTTCCTGGCTCAATCCTAACCTACAACAACGACTACCAATTTTTATCAACTAA
- a CDS encoding bleomycin resistance family protein yields MKAKCITPILNVSDMESSFEWFMKLGWSKNWEWGDPAGFGCVGSGECEIFLCLNGQGGRGKSQNLTTFQKTGDELGDGGTWMSVWVEDVDQIFHIAKENGIEVTCEPEDMPWGVRECHIRHPDGHVFRISSSITTN; encoded by the coding sequence ATGAAAGCAAAATGCATAACACCAATCCTGAATGTGTCCGATATGGAATCTAGCTTTGAGTGGTTTATGAAGTTGGGATGGTCGAAGAATTGGGAATGGGGCGATCCTGCTGGTTTCGGTTGCGTGGGATCTGGTGAATGTGAGATATTTCTGTGCCTAAATGGTCAAGGTGGCCGAGGAAAGAGCCAAAATTTAACAACATTCCAGAAAACAGGCGACGAATTAGGAGATGGTGGGACGTGGATGTCAGTGTGGGTTGAAGATGTAGATCAAATATTTCACATTGCAAAAGAGAATGGGATTGAGGTGACTTGTGAGCCAGAAGATATGCCTTGGGGTGTTAGGGAATGCCACATAAGACATCCCGATGGTCATGTATTTAGAATTAGTTCTTCAATCACGACCAACTAA
- a CDS encoding IS630 transposase-related protein: protein MERVRKKAMPAPYSVDLREKAVSAVEKGEKKSHVCRTLNISRNTLDLWIKKKKETGSVAAKRDYERGPRPKIDDLDKFREFAEENGHLTQKQMAEKWPEPVSRIRISKALKKIGFTRKKNLYLQGNRRGSEKGI, encoded by the coding sequence ATGGAAAGAGTTAGGAAAAAAGCGATGCCAGCCCCCTACAGTGTAGATCTAAGAGAGAAAGCGGTAAGTGCAGTAGAAAAAGGAGAGAAGAAAAGCCATGTCTGCCGAACACTGAACATTAGTCGCAACACCTTAGACCTATGGATAAAAAAGAAGAAAGAAACAGGAAGTGTGGCCGCGAAGAGAGATTATGAGCGTGGTCCACGACCGAAAATAGATGATTTGGATAAATTCAGAGAATTTGCGGAGGAGAACGGTCATTTAACGCAAAAACAAATGGCAGAAAAATGGCCAGAGCCCGTAAGTAGAATAAGAATAAGTAAGGCTCTAAAGAAAATAGGGTTTACTAGAAAAAAAAACTTATATTTACAGGGAAATAGAAGAGGAAGCGAGAAAGGCATTTGA
- a CDS encoding IS701 family transposase, with product MTKTREAKKTVQCVDTYSELYKDIFPEVRSYESFKYIIVGILSDIKRKSLPAIASSLGLKNEQGLLHFMTDSPWELKELEKRRLNIILEVLEGREIIVIIDETGDPKKGKTTDYVKRQYIGNLGKIESGIVSVNAYGYCNGVTFPLESKVFKPKERLKEGDKYKTKPELAVEIIKELEESGFKIKRVVSDSLYGESHSNFISAVEELKIEYAVGIRSNHGVWLPKEAKVRANKWRRFEHIRWDGKQEDRYIREIVYGKKNAIRYWEIKTETEKEEEKAGWFVMTRIPDIKYKEVVRIYGVRSWIEYGFKQCKSELGWADFRVTHYEQIQKWWELVMCAYCMICFYDENFNPTLNSTSKYHQKHEKWDKEEGWKKWLNNLRLVISVFNAINLIKKWLKVFPFAHVLDELTKLYNKVDKLDRLKYLLNSWNTFYSSSA from the coding sequence ATGACAAAGACAAGAGAGGCGAAAAAGACAGTACAGTGTGTAGACACATATAGTGAACTGTATAAAGATATATTTCCAGAAGTGAGGTCTTATGAGTCATTTAAATATATCATTGTGGGAATATTAAGTGATATAAAAAGAAAGAGTTTACCTGCAATAGCATCATCACTAGGATTGAAAAATGAACAGGGATTACTGCATTTCATGACAGATTCTCCTTGGGAATTAAAAGAATTAGAAAAAAGAAGATTAAATATTATCTTAGAAGTTTTAGAAGGAAGAGAAATAATAGTAATAATAGATGAAACAGGAGACCCCAAAAAAGGGAAAACAACAGATTATGTAAAAAGACAATATATTGGAAATTTAGGAAAAATAGAAAGCGGTATAGTGTCAGTAAATGCCTATGGTTACTGCAATGGAGTAACGTTTCCTCTAGAATCAAAAGTATTTAAACCAAAAGAAAGATTAAAAGAGGGAGATAAGTATAAAACAAAGCCGGAATTAGCAGTAGAGATAATAAAAGAACTAGAAGAAAGTGGTTTTAAAATAAAAAGAGTAGTGTCAGATAGCTTATATGGAGAAAGCCATAGCAATTTTATCAGTGCCGTAGAGGAATTAAAAATAGAATATGCAGTGGGAATCCGGAGCAATCATGGGGTCTGGCTTCCAAAGGAAGCTAAAGTAAGGGCAAATAAGTGGAGGAGGTTTGAACATATAAGATGGGATGGAAAACAGGAAGATAGGTATATCAGAGAAATAGTTTATGGCAAAAAAAACGCAATAAGATATTGGGAAATTAAAACAGAAACAGAAAAAGAGGAGGAAAAAGCAGGATGGTTTGTAATGACTCGAATACCAGATATTAAATATAAAGAAGTTGTCAGAATATATGGGGTAAGGTCATGGATAGAATATGGATTTAAGCAATGCAAAAGTGAATTAGGATGGGCAGATTTTAGGGTAACTCATTATGAGCAAATTCAAAAATGGTGGGAATTAGTGATGTGTGCATATTGTATGATTTGTTTTTATGATGAGAATTTTAATCCGACTCTAAATTCAACGTCAAAGTATCATCAAAAGCATGAAAAATGGGATAAAGAAGAAGGGTGGAAAAAATGGCTAAACAACCTACGATTAGTGATCTCTGTATTTAATGCAATAAATCTTATCAAAAAGTGGTTAAAAGTATTTCCATTTGCCCATGTTTTGGATGAGTTAACTAAACTTTACAACAAGGTTGATAAGCTAGATCGATTAAAGTATTTGCTAAATTCATGGAATACATTCTATTCTTCTTCTGCCTAG
- a CDS encoding glycosyl transferase, whose amino-acid sequence MKRPTLYCAITGHGFGHAVRTACIARRVQELCPDVLIIMATRSPRWLLECYLEKPFIHRPVAFDVGVVQADSLQMDEKATLQALQDIYKRESALVATESNYLRNNQVDLVLADIPALAVAIAHRADLPCWMSSNFGWNFIYRDWGDEFGEVIEKIERDYRQCDLLFQLPLAEPMEIFPRKIATGLLGGDPRYGEQMLREKFAIKTTKEKTILLTFGGLGLEAIPYQVLTTFPDHQFITFDAQAPRLDNLTIIKDKTYRPVDLMPLCGRIFSKPGFGTFAEALKLEVPIISLTRDGFAEAQVLLAGLQNYGEHQIVPHQQFFAGNWDFLLENPKKPRLTQKLDKHGDRQIAEKIVAQIS is encoded by the coding sequence ATGAAACGTCCCACCCTCTACTGTGCAATTACGGGCCATGGTTTTGGCCATGCGGTGCGGACTGCTTGCATTGCCCGCCGGGTCCAGGAACTTTGCCCTGATGTGTTGATAATCATGGCTACCCGTAGCCCCCGTTGGTTGCTGGAGTGTTATTTGGAAAAACCCTTTATTCACCGCCCAGTGGCTTTTGATGTTGGCGTGGTACAGGCAGATAGTTTACAGATGGATGAAAAGGCAACTCTGCAAGCCTTACAAGATATTTACAAGCGGGAAAGTGCCCTGGTGGCCACGGAGTCTAACTATTTACGTAACAATCAGGTAGATCTAGTGCTGGCGGACATTCCGGCCCTAGCAGTGGCGATCGCCCATCGAGCGGATCTGCCCTGTTGGATGAGTAGTAATTTCGGTTGGAATTTTATTTATCGGGACTGGGGCGATGAATTTGGGGAAGTTATCGAAAAAATTGAACGGGATTATCGGCAATGTGATTTATTATTTCAGTTACCTTTAGCCGAACCAATGGAAATTTTTCCCAGGAAAATTGCCACAGGATTACTAGGGGGAGATCCCCGCTACGGCGAGCAAATGTTGAGGGAAAAATTTGCCATTAAAACTACCAAAGAAAAAACTATTTTACTAACCTTTGGCGGTTTAGGTTTAGAGGCTATTCCCTATCAAGTGTTAACAACGTTTCCTGACCATCAATTTATTACCTTTGACGCCCAAGCCCCTAGGTTAGATAACCTGACCATTATCAAGGATAAAACCTATCGCCCCGTGGATCTAATGCCCCTTTGTGGCCGAATATTTTCCAAGCCTGGGTTTGGCACTTTTGCTGAAGCATTAAAGTTAGAAGTCCCAATTATTTCCCTGACTAGGGATGGTTTTGCGGAAGCGCAAGTTTTACTGGCAGGTTTACAGAACTACGGAGAGCACCAAATTGTGCCCCACCAGCAGTTTTTTGCCGGGAACTGGGATTTTTTGTTGGAAAACCCCAAAAAACCCAGGCTGACTCAGAAGTTAGACAAACACGGCGATCGCCAGATAGCCGAAAAAATTGTTGCCCAAATTAGTTGA
- a CDS encoding TetR/AcrR family transcriptional regulator encodes MGRSGFFPHNNSNNWVSLEVKSMQSKKCYTAPSTFTNPAEASTHDRILKGALKLFGTKGYEGTTTKDLAQAANVAEGTLFRYFTNKKAILVEVATAGWVEILTDLLTELSEMGSYKAIAQVMKRRMFHLRENKYLLQVCFVEAQYHPELREKIQSEIIDKMTDVAEAFFQTAMDRGIYRPMNPKIVAQVFLGMFAVAGFSEQTVIDPHASPQALQEMAEGLADIFLHGVLAKGEKM; translated from the coding sequence GTGGGGCGATCGGGATTTTTCCCGCACAATAACAGTAATAACTGGGTGAGTTTAGAGGTAAAGTCCATGCAGAGCAAAAAGTGTTACACCGCCCCATCGACCTTTACCAATCCGGCCGAAGCTTCCACCCATGATCGCATTTTGAAGGGAGCTTTGAAATTATTTGGCACTAAGGGCTATGAAGGTACCACTACCAAGGATTTGGCCCAAGCGGCCAATGTGGCTGAAGGGACTTTGTTCCGTTATTTCACCAATAAAAAGGCCATTTTAGTAGAAGTAGCCACCGCCGGCTGGGTGGAAATTCTCACTGACTTGCTAACGGAATTAAGCGAGATGGGTAGTTATAAGGCGATCGCCCAGGTAATGAAGCGGCGGATGTTCCATTTGCGAGAAAACAAATATCTATTGCAAGTCTGCTTTGTGGAAGCCCAATATCACCCAGAGTTACGGGAAAAAATTCAGTCGGAAATTATCGATAAAATGACCGATGTGGCAGAGGCCTTTTTCCAAACTGCCATGGACCGAGGAATTTACCGACCGATGAATCCCAAAATTGTTGCCCAGGTTTTCTTAGGCATGTTTGCAGTGGCGGGTTTTTCGGAACAAACAGTAATTGACCCCCACGCTTCCCCCCAGGCTTTGCAGGAAATGGCGGAGGGGTTAGCGGATATTTTTCTCCATGGAGTATTGGCCAAAGGCGAAAAAATGTGA
- a CDS encoding divergent PAP2 family protein has product MQDFGAVFHNQVLLISLAACFLAQGIKAIVEIFRNGKINLRSLVSTGGMPSAHSALVGALATGVGLQKGWGSNEFAIACLFAVIVMYDAAGVRQAAGKQARILNQLIDELFQEDQSLTEERLKELLGHTPVQVFAGLALGIAIAFFAVPAQ; this is encoded by the coding sequence ATGCAAGATTTTGGCGCAGTATTCCACAACCAAGTGCTTCTGATTTCCCTGGCGGCCTGTTTTTTGGCCCAGGGCATTAAGGCGATCGTGGAAATTTTCCGCAACGGTAAAATTAATCTCCGTTCTCTCGTTTCCACCGGAGGAATGCCCAGTGCCCATTCTGCGTTGGTGGGGGCCCTAGCCACGGGGGTCGGCTTGCAAAAAGGGTGGGGCAGTAATGAGTTTGCCATTGCTTGTTTATTTGCCGTCATTGTCATGTACGATGCGGCGGGGGTAAGACAGGCCGCCGGTAAACAAGCCCGCATTCTCAATCAATTAATTGATGAACTGTTTCAGGAAGATCAAAGCCTCACGGAGGAGCGTCTAAAGGAACTACTGGGGCACACCCCGGTACAGGTTTTTGCTGGTTTAGCATTGGGCATTGCCATCGCCTTTTTTGCCGTGCCAGCCCAGTGA
- a CDS encoding GAF domain-containing protein gives MSPSSHGTAVQQAIADQLLEMILQSQDLHNVYRLVVEGLQQGLGVDRVLLVQNAVFPSHQSRLVAQATAPARDILPLDEPCHDCLWLHLLGQLPHEGLWTMGGQGDEFVELDPVQGEFCQTLGIKSLLHLPLVINQRHWGVLSLQYLHQVRPWPLGNQQFAQRMAHLFCLGLMKTELWIHCQNHKNALQTMVAEGQTQKETYLKSAQREQAIADVIDKIRFTLDLRSLFQTTVTEVGKLLAADRVVIIKIRQNKNFSWGEIQAEAQTGEKLCPLPPQEKVPLSSQWIDHFARGLILAMDDTDEQGADFAQSILGLTKANLVVPLFSGDRLWGVLSVHQYGESRAWESSDIEFTFKIALNLGVALQQAELLTESQRRSAALQSALGEVEAQKDYLARIAEEERALTRVIEGIRQTLELQTIFRATSDEVRHLLSCDRVLVYRFNPDWSGEFIHESIAQIWEPLLDADNNFPLWQDTYLQETQGGRYRQHESLAVGDVETAGFSDCHLANLRQFEIRAFLIVPVFVGEQLWGLLGAYQNGAPRHWQAREIHLLHQIANQLGVAVYQAQLLARFQEQSKTMENTLADLTAIVDNLADGLLVIDLFGRITRYNPALLAMFDLEGLELLGAGVDAYFPATLNQLLAKPERQEQQVVTADVALSQGRQGQALITSITSNEDGCKYSQCLGAVIMIRDVTHEREVERMKTDFLATVSHELRTPLTSILGFATVIQDKLHRVIIPELDLAQPRLGKATERVMRNLAIIESEAHRLTALINDVLDIAKMEAGQESWQEQPCAINPIIERAIATITPQAQKKNISLQGELEPDLPDFIGDENRILQVVLNLLSNAVKFTPKGLIITRSHRHQDYLWVEIIDHGPGIDPADQAKIFEPFQQGGDVLTDKPQGTGLGLPICKKIVEHHGGTIGVNSSLGQGSTFYFSLPIPGPEVETPPVV, from the coding sequence ATGTCTCCTTCTTCCCATGGCACCGCAGTCCAACAGGCGATCGCCGATCAACTGCTGGAAATGATTCTCCAGTCCCAGGATTTACATAATGTTTATCGACTGGTGGTGGAGGGGTTACAGCAGGGCTTAGGGGTAGACCGGGTGTTGTTGGTGCAGAATGCAGTGTTCCCGAGCCATCAATCCCGCCTTGTGGCCCAGGCCACTGCTCCAGCCAGGGATATTCTGCCCTTGGATGAGCCTTGCCATGACTGTCTTTGGCTCCATTTACTGGGGCAATTGCCCCACGAAGGCCTGTGGACAATGGGGGGTCAGGGGGATGAATTTGTCGAACTAGATCCGGTCCAGGGGGAATTTTGTCAGACCCTGGGGATTAAAAGTCTATTGCATTTACCTTTGGTGATTAACCAACGCCATTGGGGGGTTCTCAGTCTCCAATATCTCCACCAAGTCCGGCCCTGGCCCCTGGGGAATCAGCAATTTGCCCAGCGCATGGCCCATTTATTCTGTTTGGGTTTGATGAAGACGGAGCTTTGGATTCATTGCCAGAACCACAAAAATGCGTTGCAGACTATGGTGGCTGAGGGCCAGACCCAAAAGGAAACTTACCTTAAGTCCGCCCAGCGGGAACAAGCGATCGCCGATGTCATCGACAAAATTCGCTTTACCCTTGATCTACGCTCCCTATTTCAAACCACGGTGACGGAGGTGGGGAAATTGTTGGCGGCAGACCGGGTGGTCATTATTAAAATTAGGCAGAATAAAAATTTTTCCTGGGGAGAAATTCAAGCGGAAGCCCAGACGGGCGAAAAACTATGCCCCTTACCTCCACAAGAGAAAGTACCTTTGTCTTCCCAATGGATCGACCATTTTGCCAGGGGATTGATTTTGGCCATGGATGACACAGACGAGCAGGGGGCGGATTTTGCTCAATCAATATTGGGATTAACCAAGGCTAATTTAGTGGTGCCCCTCTTTTCCGGCGATCGCCTCTGGGGGGTGTTATCAGTCCACCAATATGGAGAGTCCCGGGCGTGGGAAAGTTCGGACATTGAGTTTACCTTCAAAATTGCCCTCAACTTAGGGGTGGCATTGCAACAGGCAGAATTGTTGACCGAGTCCCAACGGCGATCGGCTGCTCTCCAAAGTGCCCTAGGGGAAGTGGAGGCCCAAAAAGATTATCTCGCTCGCATTGCGGAGGAAGAACGGGCTCTCACCAGGGTAATTGAAGGCATTCGCCAGACGTTGGAGTTACAGACTATTTTCCGAGCCACCAGCGACGAAGTGCGCCATTTACTCAGTTGTGACCGGGTGTTAGTGTACCGCTTTAACCCGGACTGGAGTGGGGAATTTATCCATGAGTCTATAGCTCAAATATGGGAACCCCTGCTAGATGCGGACAATAATTTTCCCCTCTGGCAAGATACCTATCTCCAGGAAACCCAGGGGGGGCGTTACCGCCAGCATGAGAGTTTAGCGGTGGGCGATGTGGAAACAGCGGGTTTCAGTGACTGTCATTTGGCTAACTTACGCCAGTTTGAAATTCGTGCTTTTTTAATTGTGCCGGTGTTTGTGGGGGAACAACTCTGGGGACTGTTGGGGGCTTATCAAAATGGGGCTCCCCGCCATTGGCAAGCAAGGGAAATCCATTTGCTCCACCAAATTGCCAATCAGTTGGGCGTAGCAGTGTACCAAGCTCAGTTGCTAGCCCGATTTCAGGAGCAGTCCAAAACCATGGAAAATACCCTAGCTGACCTGACGGCGATCGTTGATAATCTGGCCGATGGCCTGTTAGTGATCGATCTGTTTGGCCGCATTACTCGCTACAACCCGGCTCTGTTGGCCATGTTTGACCTGGAGGGCCTAGAACTATTGGGCGCGGGGGTAGATGCCTATTTCCCTGCGACTTTGAATCAGTTGTTAGCTAAACCGGAAAGACAAGAGCAACAGGTGGTCACCGCCGATGTGGCATTAAGTCAGGGTCGCCAGGGGCAAGCTTTGATCACTAGCATTACTTCCAATGAAGATGGATGCAAATATTCCCAATGTCTAGGGGCAGTGATTATGATCCGGGACGTTACCCACGAACGGGAAGTGGAGCGGATGAAAACGGACTTTTTAGCGACAGTGTCCCATGAGTTACGCACCCCTCTCACCTCTATTTTGGGTTTTGCCACGGTAATTCAGGACAAATTGCACCGAGTGATTATCCCAGAGTTGGATTTGGCTCAGCCCCGCCTTGGTAAGGCCACGGAACGGGTGATGAGGAATTTGGCCATCATTGAGTCGGAGGCCCACCGGCTCACTGCTTTGATCAACGACGTGCTGGACATTGCCAAAATGGAAGCGGGACAGGAATCCTGGCAGGAACAACCCTGTGCCATTAATCCCATTATTGAGCGGGCGATCGCCACCATTACTCCCCAGGCCCAAAAGAAAAATATTAGTTTGCAAGGGGAGTTGGAACCGGATTTACCTGATTTTATTGGCGATGAAAACCGAATTTTGCAAGTGGTGCTTAATTTGCTCTCCAATGCGGTCAAATTCACGCCTAAAGGTTTAATCATTACCCGTAGCCACCGCCATCAAGATTATCTCTGGGTGGAAATTATTGACCATGGCCCCGGTATCGATCCGGCGGATCAAGCCAAAATTTTTGAGCCCTTTCAGCAGGGGGGGGATGTACTCACCGACAAACCCCAGGGCACCGGTTTGGGCTTACCTATCTGCAAGAAAATTGTTGAACACCATGGCGGCACCATCGGCGTCAATAGCAGTCTGGGTCAGGGTAGCACTTTCTATTTTTCCTTGCCTATCCCCGGCCCTGAGGTGGAAACTCCCCCGGTTGTCTGA
- a CDS encoding high light inducible protein, giving the protein MTTRGFRLDQDNRLNNFAIEPEVYVDSSVQAGWTKYAKKMNGRFAMIGFASLLIMEVVTGHGVIGWLNSL; this is encoded by the coding sequence ATGACCACCCGTGGCTTCCGCTTGGATCAGGACAATCGTCTCAACAACTTTGCCATCGAACCAGAAGTTTACGTTGACTCTTCCGTACAAGCGGGTTGGACTAAATACGCCAAAAAAATGAATGGTCGTTTTGCCATGATCGGCTTTGCCTCCCTCCTAATTATGGAAGTAGTTACAGGGCACGGCGTCATCGGTTGGTTAAACAGTCTGTAA
- a CDS encoding DUF3352 domain-containing protein, whose translation MTTQKSSLTYVLGATVAAIAIVVGGGLFLYSRMNRGRDLTPQTGAQVLPSDTMMAGFVETDQQRWLSLGKFQVFAPEQWGDALQENLLANGDIDYGQDIQPWLGNVMVAMVPIPGEADQTDLLLVVGVKDKTKALQFFQKLAAQWQSPPQELEYEGVKLWEAVTGDGETISYALVDEKLVVASQTSTIETVIATVQEGNSLGAASQGRGLGEKTSSLKNPIATFYVLDYGQLLTAMATQSGENLPPETLEQLAQIESLVMGVSIADQGLHFQAIANLAPGAPMDFPPSANRILERVPADTLMALNGTDIKGRWQQLVSQGESVEPLGTTVEEMRRAFASETALDLDNDVFGWMDGEFAVGMVPARGGMLGDFGVGGLILLETGDRQTAENTISQLENLVRRELPPGMDSRQEDVQGVKITLWDSPDQRTAMGYGWLDEDIFLLTIGFAPNPLVDLPREDSLADGGTFAEVTSALPQRNHGYFYVNLEEAWPLFGALSGATAEVPPEAQSILEGITGLAITTSNVDGETGQVDLIVVLKQAPTQ comes from the coding sequence ATGACTACCCAGAAATCCAGTCTTACCTATGTGCTCGGGGCAACGGTGGCGGCGATCGCCATTGTGGTGGGGGGAGGGCTTTTTCTCTACTCAAGGATGAATCGGGGTCGGGATTTAACCCCCCAGACTGGAGCCCAGGTGCTCCCCTCGGACACCATGATGGCAGGGTTTGTGGAAACTGATCAGCAACGGTGGTTATCCCTGGGCAAATTCCAGGTTTTTGCACCGGAGCAATGGGGCGATGCGTTACAGGAAAATTTATTGGCCAACGGTGACATTGACTATGGCCAGGACATCCAACCCTGGCTGGGCAATGTGATGGTGGCCATGGTACCAATCCCTGGGGAAGCCGATCAAACCGACCTATTGCTGGTGGTGGGGGTTAAAGATAAAACCAAAGCACTGCAATTTTTCCAAAAGCTAGCGGCGCAATGGCAGTCGCCTCCCCAGGAGTTGGAGTATGAAGGGGTAAAACTCTGGGAGGCGGTGACGGGCGATGGGGAGACCATTAGCTATGCCTTGGTGGACGAAAAGTTGGTGGTGGCATCCCAAACCAGCACCATTGAAACGGTGATCGCCACAGTTCAAGAGGGCAATTCCCTGGGGGCAGCATCCCAGGGCCGGGGGTTAGGGGAAAAGACTTCCAGCTTGAAAAATCCCATCGCCACATTTTATGTGTTGGATTATGGTCAACTCCTGACGGCCATGGCGACCCAGTCCGGAGAAAACTTACCACCGGAGACCCTAGAACAATTAGCCCAAATTGAGTCTCTGGTGATGGGGGTGAGCATCGCCGACCAAGGGTTACACTTCCAGGCGATCGCCAATTTGGCCCCTGGAGCCCCAATGGATTTTCCCCCCAGTGCTAATCGCATCCTGGAAAGGGTGCCCGCCGATACCCTGATGGCCCTCAATGGCACCGATATCAAAGGACGTTGGCAACAGTTGGTCAGTCAAGGAGAGAGTGTGGAGCCTCTGGGCACAACAGTGGAAGAAATGCGCCGAGCTTTTGCCTCGGAAACTGCCTTAGATCTGGACAATGATGTGTTTGGTTGGATGGATGGGGAATTTGCAGTGGGTATGGTTCCAGCTCGGGGAGGCATGTTGGGGGATTTTGGAGTTGGCGGTTTGATTCTGCTGGAAACAGGCGATCGCCAGACGGCGGAAAATACCATTAGCCAATTAGAGAACCTAGTCCGACGGGAATTGCCCCCAGGGATGGACTCCCGCCAAGAGGATGTGCAGGGGGTGAAAATTACCCTATGGGACAGCCCTGACCAAAGAACAGCAATGGGCTATGGGTGGTTAGATGAAGATATTTTCCTGCTCACCATTGGTTTTGCCCCCAATCCCCTAGTGGATCTTCCTCGGGAAGATTCCCTTGCCGATGGAGGAACTTTTGCTGAGGTCACATCTGCTTTGCCCCAGCGCAACCATGGTTATTTCTACGTTAATTTAGAGGAGGCCTGGCCCCTGTTTGGCGCTCTGTCCGGAGCTACGGCAGAAGTGCCACCGGAAGCCCAATCGATTCTAGAGGGCATCACCGGCTTAGCCATAACCACCAGTAATGTTGATGGAGAAACGGGACAGGTGGACTTAATAGTGGTGCTTAAGCAAGCGCCGACGCAATAG